The Vicinamibacterales bacterium sequence TCCAGCTCGTTGCCTGGAGCACATCGCTGGAAGCCGGAAGCAGGGAGCTGGTAGCTGGTAGCTGGTAGCGACAGGGAATTTTCGTCATGTTAATGCCAAAGAAGGTCAAGTACCGGAAGCAGCAGCGCGGCCGGATGGCGGGCAAGGCCTGGAGAGGGTCGGACGTGTCGTTCGGCAACTACGGCCTCAAGGCCCTCGAGCCCTGCTGGATGACGGCGCGGCAGATCGAAGCGGCGCGCGTCGCGATGACCCGGTTCATCAAGCGCGGCGGCAAGATCTGGGTGCGCGTGTTCCCGGACAAGCCGATTACGAAGAAGCCGCAGGAAACGCGCATGGGCAAGGGCAAGGGCGCGCCCGAAGAGTGGGTGTGCGTCGTCCGCCCCGGCCGGATCCTCTTCGAGATGGAAGGGGTGACCGAGGCCGAGGCGAAGGAAGCGATGCGGCTGGCGGCGGCGAAGCTGCCGATCCGGACCCGGTTCGCCACCCGCTTCGCGGAGGAGAAAGCGTCATGAAGATCGCCGAATGCCGCGACCTGGGGACCGACGAGCTGAAGGCGCGCGTCAAGGAGATCGACGATCAGCTGTTCCGGCTGCGGATCCAGAAGTCGATGGGGCAGCTCGATGCCGCCCACAAGCTGAAGGGGCTGCGCCGTGACGTCGCCCGTCTGAAGACCGCGCTGCGCGAGAAGGAGTCGGTGTAACCGTGGCCACCAAGGCAACCGTCACTGGCGTGGTCGTCAGCGACAAGATGAACAAGACCGTCAAGGTCGCGATCGAGCGCCAGGTGCGCGATCCGCTCTACGGCAAGACGCAGAAACGCACCTCGACCTTCCTGGCGCACGACGAGAAGAACGAGGCCAAGGTCGGCGACAAGGTCGCCATCGCGGAGAGCCGTCCGCTCAGCGCCCGCAAGCGCTGGGTGGTGACCTCGATCGTCGAGAAGGCGAAGGAGATCTAGCGATTGCCGATTGGCGATCGCCGGGTGCCGATCGAGGGATCGGCGGTTGGCGATTGTCGATTGGAGGAGAACAGTCATGATTCAAATGCGTTCTATCCTCGACGTCGCTGATAACTCCGGCGCGAGAAAAA is a genomic window containing:
- the rplP gene encoding 50S ribosomal protein L16; this translates as MLMPKKVKYRKQQRGRMAGKAWRGSDVSFGNYGLKALEPCWMTARQIEAARVAMTRFIKRGGKIWVRVFPDKPITKKPQETRMGKGKGAPEEWVCVVRPGRILFEMEGVTEAEAKEAMRLAAAKLPIRTRFATRFAEEKAS
- the rpmC gene encoding 50S ribosomal protein L29 codes for the protein MKIAECRDLGTDELKARVKEIDDQLFRLRIQKSMGQLDAAHKLKGLRRDVARLKTALREKESV
- the rpsQ gene encoding 30S ribosomal protein S17 translates to MATKATVTGVVVSDKMNKTVKVAIERQVRDPLYGKTQKRTSTFLAHDEKNEAKVGDKVAIAESRPLSARKRWVVTSIVEKAKEI